The Terriglobia bacterium genome has a segment encoding these proteins:
- a CDS encoding flavin reductase family protein — protein sequence MGNFATGITVVTTRDQDGKPYGLTVNSFTSVSLNPVLVLVCLDHKLSGLQWFRDSKHFGISILSEHQEDVSRIFAKKDAERPPAVYFDGPLGMPLIKSSLAAMECKVMQVYEGGDHLIFLGEVDNAELLQPDHPLLYFRGKYHWLKA from the coding sequence ATGGGCAACTTCGCGACGGGCATCACGGTCGTGACGACCCGCGATCAGGACGGCAAACCGTATGGCTTGACCGTCAATTCATTTACCTCCGTTTCTCTGAATCCGGTGCTCGTTCTGGTTTGCCTGGATCACAAATTAAGCGGTCTCCAATGGTTCAGGGATTCGAAACACTTCGGCATCAGCATCCTGTCCGAACATCAGGAAGACGTCTCACGGATATTCGCTAAAAAGGATGCGGAGCGGCCGCCGGCGGTTTACTTCGATGGGCCATTGGGAATGCCTCTGATCAAGAGCTCTCTCGCTGCCATGGAATGCAAGGTCATGCAGGTTTATGAGGGAGGCGATCACCTGATATTCCTGGGTGAGGTGGATAATGCGGAATTATTGCAGCCCGATCATCCGTTGCTGTACTTTCGCGGGAAATATCACTGGCTGAAGGCTTAA